ACCGCGCCCCGACCGGCGGTCGCACCCGACTCGGCGCTGCCCACCCTGCTCGTCGACCCCCCGTGGCACCGACGACGCACCACCGATGCACCGGTGGTGCTGAAGAATCTGACACCGCCCGACCCCGTCGTGTCCTGGGCCGACGGCGAGCAGCAGGCGTGGGCGGCGACCCCGTTGCCGCCAGGAGAACGACGCTGGGACCCCGACACCGACTGGCCCCACGAGGTCAGGCAGCTGCGGACCGGGCGACTCCGTTCCGATCAGGAGGCGGCCTTCTTCGTTCAGGCGCCCCTGGAACTGGCGGCCCCGCTGCTGCCGCGCTGGCACTTCTCCAGACGGCTGCCAATCGACATGGTGCGGCTGCTCGCGGCCAGATTCGGGCAGGCCGCCGTCGGGCACGTCGTCGACGAGATGCGTGGGCGCTCGGAGTTCGACTCGACGCTGCTGCTGCCCTTCGTCGACGTGCGAGTCGCCGAAGTGGTGGCAGGCTGGCTGCCGCCCCGCACCTCGATGCGCGCGTTCGCCCTGACCTGGCTGGACCGGCACGGCCTGGACGCCGTTCGTGCCCTGGTTCCCGCCGCTTTCGGCAAGGCGGGGACGAGACGCTCCCATGCGCAGGAGGCGCTGCGGGTCGCCGCCGCAGCACGGATCGAGGAGGCCGTCACGGCGGTCGAGGCCGAGTTCGGCGGGCGGGCGGCCTCGGCGGTACGCGGGCTCCTGGAGACCAGTCCGCTGGACGAACTGCCCGACCGGCTGCCCGTGCTCCCCGACTGGCTGGAGCCCGCGCTGCTGCCTCCGATCCTGTTGCGCGGGCAGGCAGGCGCACTGCCGACCTCGGCGGTCGAGCATGTGGTGACCATGCTGGCGCTGTCCCCGCCGGGCAGGCCGTACGCAGGCGTCGAGGTGGTCCGGCAGGCCTGTGATCCGGAGTCGCTCGCGGAGTTCGGCTGGCAGCTCTTCCGGGAGTGGCGACGAGACGGGATGCAGGCGGCGGACGGCTGGGTGCTCACCGCACTCGGCGGGATCGGGACCGACGAGACGGTGCGGCGGCTCACCCCGCTGATCCGGGTGTGGCCCGGCGAGTCGCTCCATCACCGGGCGGTGGACGGCCTGGATGTGTTGGCGGGCATCGGCACCGACCTGGCACTGACGCACCTGCACGCCCTCGCGCAGAAGGTGAAGTTCAAGGGGCTGCGTGCCAAGGCGGAGCTGAAGATCGCCGAGGTCGCGGCGGCACGTGGGCTCGGCATCGAGCAGCTCGCCGATCGGCTCGTCCCCGACTGCGGGCTGTCCGCCGACGGCAGCCTGGTCCTCGACTACGGCCCCCGGCGGTTCACCGTCGGCTTCGACGAGTCGCTCACCCCGTTCGTCCTCGACGAGAGCGGGAAGCGGCGCAAGTCTTTGCCCAAGCCCGGTGCCCGCGACGATGCCGAGCTTGCCCCCGCCGCGTACGCCCGGTTCGCGGCGATGAAGAAGGACGTCCGGACCCTGGCCGTGGACCAGCTCCGCAGGCTGGAGCGCGCGATGGTCGCGGGGCGGCGGTGGAGCACGGCAGAGTTCCACGACCACCTGCTGACCCACCCGCTGGTCTGGCACCTGGTGCGCAGGCTGCTGTGGCTGATCGAAGAGGGCGGAGCGGTCACCGGATTCTTCCGCGTCGCGGAGGACCGGAGCCTGGCCGACGTCGACGACGAGGCGGTCCTCCTGCCGGCGGGCGCGACCGTCGGCGTCGCCCATCCGCTGCACCTGGCCACGACCGAGGCCTGGGCCGAGGTGTTCGCCGACTACGAGATCACCCAGCCGTTCCCGCAGCTGGGCAGGCCGGTGCATCGGCTGACCGAGGCGGAACGGTCGGCTCGGGAGCTGAGTCGATTCCAGCGGGGGCGTGCCGTGCCGCCCGCCACGATCCTCGGCATGGCCTCGCGCGGCTGGGAGCGCGCCGAGCCGCAGGGCAACGGGGAGATGCCCTGGATCTCGCGACCGGTGCCGGGCGGCAGGCGGGTGGTGATCGAACTCGAACCGGGGCTCTCCGCCGGAGACCCGGGCGCGATGGGCGATCAGACCCTCGAACGGATCTGGTTGACCGAGGGCTCGCCCCAGCACTGGTTCCACGGTCGGGAGGGCAGCCTGCCGTTCGGGGAACTCGACCCGATCACGGCCTCCGAGCTGGTCACGGAGTTGACGGGCCTCACCGAGGTGCCCGAGTAAAGGGAGCGGGTCGGCCTGACGGGGGCCTCGATCAGCCTGATGTCGGCATCGTCCGCGTCCGGCGGTCAGGCCGCCGGGGGCGGGCGCACCGGGTGTGCGTCGCGGATCGCGCCGTCGGAGTCCACCGTGACCGCCACTCGACGGCGCGTCTGCTCGAAGTCGACCTCGAGAACCAGCCTGCCCGGGGCGCCGTCGCCCGGCCGAGGCGCGACCATCCCGAAACCTGCGGCACCGAAACCGTCCACATCGGACCTATCGGCGTCGGGATCGGCGACGGTATCTCCTACGTCGAGCGCGCGGAAGACCAGGTCGACGATCCGATCGGCACCGACACCTGCCTGCTCGAACTCACGGATCTGGTCGGCGTCGAAGCCGTTCCCCGAGCGGGATTCACCGTCCCTGGTCCGCAGCCAGACGATTCTCCCGTTGCGCAGTCGAGTCATCCGGAGCACGCGCTCGGGGTCGATCGGCGTGCCGTTGCGACGCACCTCCGCGATCCAGCCGGGATATCTGGTCTCCGGATCGATCGTCGTCCCGGCAGGCACGGCGGGCGGGGACGGTGCGGGCTCCGTGGACAGGCCCGCGACGGCGGCGGACGACACACCCGCCTCGCCGATGCCGTGGCCCGCGACGGCCTGGCAGTAACCGTCGATCAGCTCCCGCACCTGGTCTAACAGCAGGTGGGCGGCTCGGAGGTCGTCTCTGGCCGCGTCGGCGTGCTGCGCGACCTGCTCGACCTGAGGTTGCGTGGAGCCGATGGTGGCGGAGCCGAACAGCGTGGCACCCGCGACGATCGCGGCATCGGCCTCGGTCGTCGCCTGGAGGGCCTCGGTCAATCGGGCGTGTGCCCGCCGAAGCTGCTCGACGACATCGGCGACCCCCAAGTCAGCACTCCTCACTGCTCGCGCTGCCCCCATGGTGCCGTAGACCCCCTGGTCCACGCCGGCCTTCCGGCCGGTTCGGCACCGTAATCGTGTGATCTCGTTCGTCTCGGCGTGACCATCTCAGCCCGCGACAGCCCGGTGATGAACCCGAATCGGACGTCACCCGTCTGGGTTAACGTCTCGACATCGTTGACCAAGGAGGACCCGTGAGCACCGCTGAGACGCCCACACGAGACGACGAGGCCTTCCTCGTCCCCGAGGAATGGGCGACGCGGATCGACCCGCGTCGAGACGGCAGACTTCGGCCGTCGGTGGCACTGGATCGGGGCGCACGGGCGAAGGTCAAGCGGCTGCTCACGAAGGCGGAGAACGCCCTGACCACGACACTCGACGCGGCGGGGCAGGGTGACGCCGAGCTGGTGGCGGCGGCCGTCGGGCAGCGGGCGGGCGAGCCGACCCCGCTGGGCGCGGCGGCCGTGCTGGCGATCGTCGCGACCACTGTGGAGTACAAACGCATCGCGAGTCTGACCGCGTTCGCCGACGTCTGGACGAAGGATCACGGGGCCGCCTTCGCCGCCGAGGCGGTCGTTGAACTCGCAGGCATCCGGGTGGCATCACGTGACCAAGGTCGCGGTTCCTCGTCGTCGTGGGACCTCCGCCGCCGCTGTGCTGACTTCGCGCTCGCGGCTGCCTGGCGGGGCGAGCCAGTGGCACGCCGGGTGCGGGCGCTGCTGTCCGCGGCCTCCGACGCCGACTACGCGGCGGCTCGAGACGCACTGGCGACACAGCTCGGAACGAAGTCCGACGCAGCCCTCGCCGGGGAGTGTTCCGACGCCGCCGCGCCTGCGGAGGTTCGGCCGGCGGACTGGATGCGAAGCCTGGTCGCGGCCTATCTGCTTCCGAGCGAGGTGGATCGCGTCACGGCACTGTGCGCCGCACCGTGGATCGCGGTGGCGCTGCCCACGCAGTGCGGGCTGGTGCTGCGCTCGGTGAGCACGGCGGAGCAGCTCGCGGCGCTGCCGCTGACGGACCCGGGGGAAGTGAGCGTCCTGCCGATCAGTGCCGAGGACCTCACCACGCTGGCGGAGCAGCTCGGGCCGGGCGTGGTGCCCCTGGCGACGACGCTGTTGGACGTCCCGGACAGCACGGGTCCCGACGAGCACGCCCTCCTCGACCTCCTCGCCGGGCTGCCCGGCGACGCGGCGTTCGACGCGGTGGCCGCCCGGCTCGGCCGCAGGCACGCCTACGCGGCCGCGCTGGCCGCGACGCGCCGAGACCCCGAACGGACCTGGCGGCGGCTGCCCGTGATCGCCGCAGGCGGCCCGATCGTCATCGACGGCGAGGAACACGACCCGGCGGCAGGCGCGGCCCGCCTGCTGTGGGATCTCGCACCGGCCGAGCACACCTCGGCCGAGGACACGGCGACGGGCTCGGCGGACCCGTCCCTCCACGAGGCTCGCCGCGCCGCGCTCACCGCCGTGCCTCGGCCTGCGGACCATCGACCGTCTGCCACCGACGCCGAACTGCCCGCTCTCCTCGCCGAGCCGCCGTGGCGTCCGGGGGGAACGGCCGTCGAGCCTGCCTGGCTGCCAGTCCATGCGCCTGCCGATCGCGGCCCGATCTGGCGGCCGGGCGAACGCGAGGAATGGGCCGCGACGGAGACGGGGCCCTCCCCGCTGGGGCCGGACCCGGACTGGGAGGCCCTCATCACGTCCTTCCGCAGCTATAAGCTCGAGCCCGGCTCGGCCGTCGCGCTGTTCACGGAAGGTCCGATCGAGTTACTGAGCCCACAATTGCGGTGGTTCCGCCCCCAACCGGCCGGGGTCGACCCGGGGTGGCTGCGGCGACTGGCAGCCCGACACGGGGGCCTCGTGGCCACAGCAGTGCACAGAGGGGCCGAAGCCGCACCGCACACCCACTCGCCCGCCCTGCTGCCGTATGTCGATGTCCGCACGGTGGGTCATTTCACGAAGATCGCGGCGAGTGGTCCTGCGCTGGCCGAGGCCTACCTGGATCGGCACGGCACGGTTCTCGTCCCGTTCCTGACGTACCTGGTGACCACCCAGTGGCACTCGGAAGGGCATCCAGCTCGACCTACCGCCATCGAGTGGCTGCGCCGCCTCGCCGCGCGCACGTCGACGGCCGAGGTCGTGACCCAGGCGCAGGCGTGCGGTGATCAGGCGGCGGCGGCGATCGGCGAGCTGCTGGCCCTGCACCCCCACGACGTGCTTCCCCGTCCCGTGCCGGTGATCGGCGGCTGGGTGGACGCCGCGCTGCTACCCCAGATTCTACTGCGCGGCGGAGACCACGCCCTGCCTGTCGATCTCGTTCCCGCGCTGCTCGCCTGTGTCGGTTCCGCCGGTCTCCGCCGGGAGTACGCGGGCCTGAAGGTGATCGAGGAGACCTGCGATCCGGCCTCGCTGACGCGGTTCACTCTCGCGTTGTTCCAGGACTGGCTCCCGTCCCGCCGATCGTCCGACTCCGGCTGGGTGTTCGCCATGCTCCGGTACTTCGGCGACGACGAGGCGGCGCGGATGCTCGCCCGCAGGCTCCCGCACTGGGCGAGCTACGGCGAGCCCACCCTGGCCGAGGGCGGATTGAGCGTGCTGTTCCGAATGGGAAGTGACACCGCGTTGCGGCTGGTCCGAGAGATCGCAGAAGCACCGAAGCCCGCCTCGCTCAAGAGGTCGGCCGGGTTCACGTTGTCGGCGGCGGCACGCGATCGAGGTCTGGACACCGAACAGCTCGCCGATCGGCTGGTGCCGGACCTCGGGCTCTCCGAGCAGGGCACCCTGGAGCTGGACTACGGCTCCCGCCGGTTCCTGGTCGGCTTCGACGAGGCGCTCACGCCGTTCGTCACCAACGCCGACGGCACCGCTCGCAAGTCCCTGCCCACACCGGGCGTGCAGGACGATGCCGAGCTGGCGGCCGCCGCCCGGCGGCGGTTCACCGAGCTGAAGAAGTCGGTGCGCAAGATCGCCGCCGAGCAGGTGCGACGGCTGGAGTCGGCGATGATCGGCGGGCGCCGGTGGCGACGGTCGGACTTCGAGGCGCTGATACGGCATCCGGTGCTCGTGCACCTGGTCCGCAGGCTGGTGTGGCTCGTCGAGCGAGACGGCCGGGTGGTGGCGACCGTACGGGTCGCCGAGGATCGCACGCTGGCCGACGTCCACGACGACGTCGTGGCGATCACGGCGACGCCCGCCGAAGCCGACGGCGTCGCGTCCGTCGGGACTGACTCCGACGGCGAACCGAGCCTGATCGCCGTGCCCGCCGACGTATGCTTCGCGATCGCCCATCCCCTGCACCTCGGTGCGGCGGCTGCCGACTGGGCCGCCGTCTTCGCCGACTACGAGATCACGCAGTCGTTCCAGCAGCTCGGCAGGCCGGTGTACGAGCTGGCCGAGGAGGAGCGGGCGGGCTGGGACCTGTCGCGGTTCGAGGGCAGGCAGGTGCCGACCGGCCGAGTGCGGGCCTTGGAGCGGCGCGGTTGGACCTTGGAGAAGCCCGAGGCGGGGACTCGCGGCTCTCGAACGATCATCTCCTCGACGATCGGTCGGGTCGGCGTGAGTCTCCGGCTCGATCCGGGCTTCCCCATGTTCGACACCCCGGAGCCGGTGCAGGAGCTCAGCAGAGTCTTCGCCTGGGCAGGATCCGGACTGGGCACGGCGGGGAAGCCGACCCTGGGCGATCTCGACCCGATCGAGGCCTCGGAGCTGCTGGGTGCGCTCACCGACCTGACCGCAGTCGCAGGCTGACCTCGGCGGCGCCGCGCCGGCCGCAGCGGTCCACCGCCGATCGGCGGCTGCGGCCGGCAGGCAAGGTCACTCACCGCCGATTCGCCCGACCACATCGACCGACCCGAGAGAGACCCCCGACACCGATGTCCCAGGACAGCCTGCAACGACCGCCCGCCGAGATCCGGCACGCCGACGAACTGACTCGGCTGCGCGCCGAGGACACCAGGCATCGGCCGCCCGGCTGGGCGCTGAGCCTGTCGGCCGCCCGCCGGTTCATCGTGGGCGACGAGCGCGCCCGCATCAGCCGCAAGTTCGTCGGTGACCCCTCGCTGATCGATCGCGCCCTGGTCACACTGGCCACCAGCCGAGGCCTGATGCTGGTCGGCGAGCCGGGCACGGCGAAGTCGCTGCTCTCGGAACTGATCGCGGCCGCGGTCTGCGGCGAGTCCACGCTGACCATCCAGGGCGGCGCGGCCACCACCGAAGACCAGATCAAGTACTCGTGGAACTACGCGATGCTGGTCTCCGACGGCCCGTCGCCCCGGTCGCTGGTGCCCGCGCCGATGCTGCGCGGCATGGCGGAGGGGAAGATCGTCCGCTTCGAGGAGATCACCCGCTGCCCGCTCGAAGTGCAGGACTCGATGTTGTCGCTGCTGTCGGAGCGGGTGGTGGCCGTCCCCGAGCTGCCGGGGGCGGACTCGATGGTCTTCGCGCGGGAGGGTTTCAATGTGATCGCCACCGCGAACACCCGCGACCGGGGCGTCAACGAGATGAGCGCGGCGCTCAAGCGTCGATTCAACTTCGAGACCGTGTTCCCGATCGCTGACCTGCGCACCGAACTGGACCTCGTCGAACGCGAGGCCACGAACCTGCTGCGCCGATCCGGTGTCGAGATCGTGCCCAGCCGGGACGTCCTCGAAGTGCTGGTGACCACCTTCCGCGAGCTGCGCAACGGCAAGACCGCGCAGGGCCAGTCGATGGACCGGCTCTCCACCGTGATGAGCACGGCAGAGGCGGTGTCGGTCGCGCACGCCGTCGGCCTGCGCGGCTGGTTCCTCCGAGGCGAGGAGGGCAACGCCGCCGACGTCGTCGAGTGCCTGGCGGGCACCGCCGCGAAGGACGGCGGCGAGGATCTGGCTCGGCTGCGACGGTACCTGGAGCAGCAGGTGCCGAAGAAGTCCGGCGGCCCGCAGTGGCAGGCGTTGCACGACGCCCGGCACCTGCTGCCCGGCTGATGCCCGCCACCTTCCTCGGGGTCCGCCACCACAGCCCGGCCTGCGCCCGGCTGGTCGCGTCGACCATCGCATCGCTGCGGCCGGCGATCGTGCTGGTGGAGGGGCCTGCCGACGTCAACGACCGGCTCGACGAGCTGCTCCTCGGCCATCAGCTGCCGATCGCGATCTTCAGCTACTACCGGGACGCCCACCGAGCGCAGTCCTCGTGGACGCCGTTCTGCGAGTACTCGCCGGAATGGGTGGCGCTCACCGCCGGTCGCGCACAGGGCGCCGAGGTCCGGTTCATCGACCTGCCCGCATGGCACTCGGCGCTGTCCGACCGCCGCAACCGCTATGCCGACGCCGAGACCCGCTACTCCGCCGTCGTCGACGAGCTGTGCCGCCGGTTCGCCGTCGACAACGTCGACACGCTCTGGGACCACCTCTTCGAGGCCGAGGCCGACGACGGGCTGGCAGACCGGCTGGCGGCCTACTTCGACCTGCTGCGCGGAGAGCCCGCCCTCGGCGCGGCCGCCGACTCGGGCAGCGGTGCTGCCGAGGCGGGCGGAGTGGATGCCGCCCGCATCGCCGAGGCGGGCGAATCGGACACCGCCCGCGAGGCGTACATGGCCGAGTGGGTGCGGGCGGCGGTCGCCGAGGCGGGCGACCGACCGGTGCTGGTGATCACCGGCGGCTTCCATCGGCCCGCGCTGGTCGCCGCCGCCGCGACGCCGGGCACGAGCACCGAGCCGCCGGAGATCCCCCGCCCGGCCTGCGACGCGGTGAGCGGCAGCTACCTGGTGCCGTACTCCTTCACCCGGCTGGACTCCTTCGTGGGCTACGAGGCGGGGATGCCGTCACCGGAGTACTACCAGCGGCTCTGGGAAGACGGCCTGGATCGGGCGGCCGAGACGGCGATGGCGGCGGTGATCGAGCGGCTGCGGAAGCGCAGGCAGCCGGTGTCCACCGCGGACCTGATCGCGGCCAGGGCGGGGGCGGACGGGCTGGCCCGGCTGCGCGGACACCGCTCCCCCACGCGGACCGACATGCTCGACGGGCTGGTCACGGCGCTGGTGTCGGAGGACCTGGCGCATCCGCTGCCCTGGACGACCCGTGGCCTGATCGCACCGGGAACGCATCCGGCGGTGGTGGAGATGGTGGCCGCGTTGCGCGGCGACCGCGTCGGCGTCCTGCACCCCGACACCCCGGCGCCGCCGCTGGTGGCCGCCGTGTTGGCCGAGCTGGAACGGCACGTCCTCGTCGACGGCATGGTCACCCTGAACCTGGTCGAGGACGGTGACCGGGAACGCAGTCGGGTACTGCATCGCCTGCGGGTGCTGGGAATTCCCGGCATCGAACGGACCGCCGGGCCTGCGACCGGGGCCGATCCGGTCGCCGAGGAGCGCTGGGAGCTGACGGACGGCGAGCAGCGGCTGACCGCGTTGATCGAGGCGGGCGCCTACGGTGCCACGCTCGTCGACGCCGGGACCGCGCTGCTGACGGAGCGGGCGGGCTCCGCCGGGTCCGATGTGGACGAGCTGGCCGCCGTGCTGTTCGACGCGGCGCTGTGCGGGCTGGCGGAGTTGACCGAGAGCGTCATCTCCTCGGTCGAGGCCGGGGTGGCGGGGGCGACGGATCTCGGTGCGCTGGGCCGGGTGCTGGCCACGGTGCTCGGGCTGTGGCGCCATGACCGGCTGTTGGGCTCGGTGCGCAATCCCTTGTTCGGCGCGGTCGTCCATGGCGCCCTCACGCGGGTGTTGTGGCTCGCCGAGGGAATCCAGGCCGGTCCGGCGCCCGCCGACCTCCCCCGGATCGCGGCCGTGGCCGCCGCCAGGGACGCCCTGCGGCACGCCGAGGTCGAACTCGACCTGGACCGTGCCTCCGCCGTGGCGGTGATGCGCCGGATCAGCGTGGACGACGCGGCGCCACCGGACCTGCGCGGCGCCGCCGTCGGCTTCTGCTGGTCGGTGGACGGCGGCGTCCGCGATGCGGGCGGCGCGGCCAGAGCGGCGGCCCGGCCGCACACGCTCGGCGACTGGCTGGCCGGGCTGTTCGTCCTCGCGCGCGACGAGGTGCTGACCGACGGCGAGGCGGATCGAGGATCCGAGGTCGATTCCGCCGGAGCCGACGGTGCAGGCCGCTCCGATGTGCTGAGCGTCCTGGACGAGATCGTCGCCGCGATGACCGAGGACGACTTCCTCGTGGCACTGCCCGCACTGCGCGGTGCCTTCGAGTTCTTCCCGCCGAGGGAACGGGAGACGATCGCCGAGGGTCTGCTGGCCCGGCGGGGAATGCGCGGTTCGGCACGGGGGCTGCTGCGTACGACGGCGGACCCGCTGGTGATCGCGGAGGCCTCGGCCTTGGAGGCGCGCGTGTCCCGGCTGTGTGCCCGCGAGGGCCTCGTCTCGGCGGAGGGGCGACGATGACCGAGGAGAACCCGGATCTCCAGCGCTGGCGGCTGATCCTGGGCGCCCCGGCCGAGAAGCACACCGGGCCGCCCGTCGGCGACGGTGCAGGCCGCGACGAAGCACTGAACTGGCTGTACGGCCGCGACCCCGAACTGGCCCGGCGCGGTGTCCGGCGCGGCGGCTCGCCAGGGAGCCGGGAGGGCGGCGACGGACCGTCCGTGCTGACGACAGTGGACTGGCTGGACGCGGTGCACCGACTCTTTCCCCGGGAGACCGTCGAACGACTACAGCGGGACGCCGTGGAACGCTTCGAAATCCTCGACGTCGTCACCGACCCCGAGGTGCTGGCACGGATCGAACCGAGTCAGAGCCTGCTTCGCGCGGTGCTGCGCACCAAGCACCTGATGAATCCCGACGTCCTGGCCCTGGCCAGGAAGCTCGTCGAGCAGGTGATCCGGGAGCTGATGGCGAAGCTGGCCACCGAGGTGCGGCAGTCCTTCACGGGGACCAGGGCTCGCAGGCCCAGCCGCTTCAAACAGGCTCGGAACTTCGACTTCCGGAGCACGATCCGCGCGAATCTGGGGAACTACCAGCCGGAACAGCGGAGGGTCTCCATCGAGGAGCCTCGGTTCTACTCTCGCACCCGCCGCGCGATCGATCAGTGGCAGTTGGTCCTGCTCGTCGATCAGTCCGGCTCGATGGCCGGATCGGTCATCCACACCGCCGTGACGGCAGCCTGTCTGTGGGGCCTGCCGGGGCTCAGGACGCACCTCGTCGCCTTCGACACCTCGGTGGTCGACCTGACCGACGACGTGACCGATCCCGTGGAGCTGCTGATGAAGGTGCAGCTCGGCGGCGGAACCGACATCGCCAAGGCGGTGCGCTACGGGGCGGGCCTGGTGGACAACCCGCGTCGCTCGATCGTCGCGGTCATCACCGACTTCTACGAGGGCGGGGACGCGCATCAGCTGATCCGCACGGTGCGCGCCCTGGTGGAGCAGGGCACCGTGGTGCTGGGCCTGGCCGCGCTCGACGAGGACGCGAACCCGAACTACGACCGGACGACGGCCGGCCGGCTGGCGGACGTCGGAGCCCAGGTCGGCGCGATGACACCCAGTCAGCTGGCGAACTTCGTCGCGGAGAGGATCGGCCGATGACCCGCTCCGACCTGCTGGCGCTGTCCACCGAAGCACTGGCGGCGCTGGCCAACCGAGGCCTGGTCAAGCGCGCGGCCAAGGACTTGGACGCGGGCGTCGTCCCGGCGGTGACGCTCGACGCCGACGGCACCGTGCACGGTCGCTTTCCCGACGGCGTCGGGACGGCGCTGCCCGGTGGCGTCGGGCTGGACGGCGCGCGCTGCGACTGTGCCTCGATCTCGATCTGCCGACATCGGATCGGGTTGGTGCTGGCGTATCAGCGGCAGGCGGGGGCGGGCGACGACGGGGCGACGGGGGCCGAGCCGACCGGGGCCGGGGTGGCGGCGGCTGGTTCGGCCGGCCACGGCGGCGCGACGACCGACGTGGCGAGCGAGGTGGGCGTCCTGACAGCGCAGGCGGTTCCCGACGCTCCGACCGCCACGGAAGGCCCGACAGCTGGCGGAGACGCACGAGAGCAGCCTGCGTCTCCAGGGTCGACGACATCCGGAGACCCGAGGGCTCGGGAGGACCCGGGAGATCCGGTGGCCGGGGACGCCGACCCGGCGGGCTCGGTGTCGGCGACCACCGCGCCCAGGCGCGCCCAGTGGTCCCCCGGCGACTTCGAGGACGAGGCGGTGCGCGAGCTGATCGGCTCGCGGGCGATGACCACCGCCCGCCGCCTGCACCGGGCGGGCTATTCGGCCAGAGTCCGCCGGTCCACCGAATCCGATCCGGTGGCTCGGGTCGAGCTGGCCTCCTGCACCGTGCGGTTCCTGGTTCCCGGCGAACCTGCCTATGTGCACACCGACGCGGCCGGGGCAGACCGAGGCGAGTTCATCGCGCTGGCCGTGTGGGCCTTCCGGGCGGCCGACGAGCGAGGGCTGACCGAGGACGACGTCCGGCTGGACGTCGGCGACCGGGCCGACACCACGACCTCCGGGATCGAACCCGCCCTCGCACTGGCGGACCGACTGCTCCTCGACGGTGCCATGCATGCGGGGCCTGCCTCCATCGCCGAACTGCGTCGCGCCGCCGCGACCCTGCAGAGCAGGAATCTGCACTGGCCCGCCGCCACGCTGAGCGAGCTGGTGGAACAGCTCACCGCCTATGCCGATCGCAGCGCTCACCATCGGAGCCTGCGGGTCGCCGAACTCCTCGTCGAGCTGCATGCCCGGCATCGGGCCGTCGTCAACGGCGGCGCCAGTCCGCGCTCGCGCGTGCTGGGCACCGACGAGCCCGCCAAGACTCCGTTGCGGCGAGTCCGCCTGACGAGCCTCGGCGCCAGGGTCACCGGTACGGCCGCCGACCGCACCGTGGAGGTGTTCCTCGCCCACGTCGACACCGGGACGGTCCTGGTCCTGCGCCGCCGGTACGAGGTCGCGGAGGGCG
The Actinoalloteichus fjordicus DNA segment above includes these coding regions:
- a CDS encoding VWA domain-containing protein, whose translation is MTEENPDLQRWRLILGAPAEKHTGPPVGDGAGRDEALNWLYGRDPELARRGVRRGGSPGSREGGDGPSVLTTVDWLDAVHRLFPRETVERLQRDAVERFEILDVVTDPEVLARIEPSQSLLRAVLRTKHLMNPDVLALARKLVEQVIRELMAKLATEVRQSFTGTRARRPSRFKQARNFDFRSTIRANLGNYQPEQRRVSIEEPRFYSRTRRAIDQWQLVLLVDQSGSMAGSVIHTAVTAACLWGLPGLRTHLVAFDTSVVDLTDDVTDPVELLMKVQLGGGTDIAKAVRYGAGLVDNPRRSIVAVITDFYEGGDAHQLIRTVRALVEQGTVVLGLAALDEDANPNYDRTTAGRLADVGAQVGAMTPSQLANFVAERIGR
- a CDS encoding DUF5682 family protein: MPATFLGVRHHSPACARLVASTIASLRPAIVLVEGPADVNDRLDELLLGHQLPIAIFSYYRDAHRAQSSWTPFCEYSPEWVALTAGRAQGAEVRFIDLPAWHSALSDRRNRYADAETRYSAVVDELCRRFAVDNVDTLWDHLFEAEADDGLADRLAAYFDLLRGEPALGAAADSGSGAAEAGGVDAARIAEAGESDTAREAYMAEWVRAAVAEAGDRPVLVITGGFHRPALVAAAATPGTSTEPPEIPRPACDAVSGSYLVPYSFTRLDSFVGYEAGMPSPEYYQRLWEDGLDRAAETAMAAVIERLRKRRQPVSTADLIAARAGADGLARLRGHRSPTRTDMLDGLVTALVSEDLAHPLPWTTRGLIAPGTHPAVVEMVAALRGDRVGVLHPDTPAPPLVAAVLAELERHVLVDGMVTLNLVEDGDRERSRVLHRLRVLGIPGIERTAGPATGADPVAEERWELTDGEQRLTALIEAGAYGATLVDAGTALLTERAGSAGSDVDELAAVLFDAALCGLAELTESVISSVEAGVAGATDLGALGRVLATVLGLWRHDRLLGSVRNPLFGAVVHGALTRVLWLAEGIQAGPAPADLPRIAAVAAARDALRHAEVELDLDRASAVAVMRRISVDDAAPPDLRGAAVGFCWSVDGGVRDAGGAARAAARPHTLGDWLAGLFVLARDEVLTDGEADRGSEVDSAGADGAGRSDVLSVLDEIVAAMTEDDFLVALPALRGAFEFFPPRERETIAEGLLARRGMRGSARGLLRTTADPLVIAEASALEARVSRLCAREGLVSAEGRR